A window of Prevotella fusca JCM 17724 genomic DNA:
GATTTTCAAAGTATTGACATGAAAAGGTTTTCTGCATCGGAGGATGATAACAAAGTCGGTAGCTAAAACCGTCTTGGCTATGTTTTTATTTAATGAATAACTTTGGTTCTTCCGTTAAAGCTATACGAAAAGTGTCCACGCATTTAACGGATGAACCATAATATAGAATAGATTTTTTATGTTCATAATAATCTGCATTATCCTGTCAAATATGTTGTTTTTTGACTTTTTACTTCTCAAAACAGATACATTTCCCTAATAATACCAACAAATAGGTATTGTGGCATCCTGTAACTTTTATTAACTTTGCATCGGATTTACAAGCCAATTATCCACATTTATAAACTAAAAAGCGACTTATCTGCTTAGTGGTAAATAAGTTAACACGCCACCGTTGAGTCTTTGGAAGCTCAACTGCTATACGGAAGCATTATAAGTCCAATCATTTTGCTATGCATTATACAATGAAGATGCTGCCTCTGCTCCTTGCACTGACAACTGCCAGCGGGTATGCCCAGACACCACAAGACACATTGTCGCAGCCGAAGAGTGTACTGACTGATTCGGTTCACAAGCTGACGGAGGTGGTAGTACGTTCAAATCAGATGTTAGGAAGTAAGTTTGAGGCTCGTAACCGTACGGGGTCGGCTTATTATATATCTCCGGCGGAGATTTTGAAGTTTGGTTATACTGATATTAACCGTATGCTGAAGAGCGTTCCCGGTGTGAATGTTTATGAAGAAGACGGTTACGGTTTGCGTCCGAATATCAGTTTGCGCGGTACGAAGGCTGAGCGAAGCGAGCGTATCTCACTGATGGAAGACGGTGTGCTGGCTGCTCCTGCACCTTATGCAGCACCAGCAGCCTATTACTTTCCGAATGCAGCACGTATGTATGCCATTGAAGTGCTGAAGGGAAGTAGTCAGGTTCAGTATGGTCCGTTTACCACGGGTGGTGCCATTAATATGGTATCTACGCCTATCCCTTCAAAGTTTACGGCCCGTCTAAATACCTCTTACGGCAGCTATAACACGCTGAAGTCGTATGTAAGTATCGGTAATGGTTTTAAGCACACAGGCTTTCTGGTAGAGTACCTGCGTTATCAGTCGGACGGATTCCGCAAGGATGAGCCGAACGAGCGCACGGGTTTCAAGCGCAACGACCTTATAGCGAAGTTCCTGGTGCGAACAAACAAAGATGAAGGCGTAAATCATCTGCTTGAACTGAAGTTCGGTTTTGCCAATGAAACATCTGATGAAACCTATCTGGGACTCTCAGAGGGCGATTTTGCCCAGCGTCCTTACTTCCGTTATGCAGGTGCACAGAAAGATAATCTCAAGACCCGACATACGCAGTGGGTGGCAACCTATCTGATTGAATCGGGCAACAAGCTGAAGATAACGACCAATCTATATTATAATTATTTCTTCCGTAACTGGTACAAACTCAATGAAGTGCGGGCAGGTATCACTAAGGCTGAACGTCGTTCTATATCCGATGTGCTGGCAGACCCAGAGACCAACCGGGATTACTTCGACATAGTTACAGGTAAGAAGAATTATATCGGTGAGGCACTGATGCTGCGTGCCAACAACCGTGTGTACCATTCACGTGGTGTACAGTCGAAAGCTGAATATCGTACGATGCTGTGGGGTGGTTATCTGACAGCTGAGGTCGGACTGCGCTATCACGCCGACAGTGAAGACCGTTTCCAACACGATGATGCCTACGCAATGCAGGACGGTAGGATGAGTCTGTTCCTTGCAGGACAGCCCGGTAGTCAGTCGAACCGTATTACCACCGCTCACGCCTTCTCGGGCTACTGGATGGGGAAGTGGTCGAAAGGCATTGTGACGTTTAATGTCGGTATGCGCTATGAGGATGTGGAACTGTTGAACCGCAATTATACTACAGCTGACCCTCGCCGCACAGGTATGGTGCGCATCGAAACACCTAACCACGCACGTGCCGTTCTTCCCGGTATGGGCTTCAATGTCAAGTTGCTGCCTGTCCTCTCGCTCTTTGGTGGTATCCACAAGGGCTTTGCTCCGCCCAGTGCCACGCTCAATCAGAAAGCTGAAAGCAGTGTGAATGTTGAGTCGGGATTACGTCTGACAACCCAGAAGCTGCGCTGCGAGGCAATAGCCTTCGCCAACAACTATTCAAACATGTTAGGAAGCGACCTTGCCGCACAAGGTGGTCAGGGTACGCTTGAGCAGTTCAATGTAGGTAAGGCTATGGTGAATGGTTTGGAATTCTTGTGCTCTTATCATCCTATACCACGCCACCTGGGCTTCCAGTTGCCTGTCCAGCTGTCTTACACCTATACCAATACCAAGATGAAGAACGACTTTGTCAGTTCGGCTTGGGGCTCGGTGGTCTATGGCGACGAGATACCTTATATATATAAGCATGCCTTCAACGCACAGATAGGACTGGAGCATAAATGGCTGGAGGCAAACTTCGGTGCCCGCTACAACAGCGACATGCGCACCGCACCGGGGCACGGACGCATCGCAGAGCGTGAAAAGATTCCTGCTCATCTCATCTTGGATGCTTCTGTGAAGGGACATATTAGCAAGAAGATAACACTTACAATTAATGCCATCAACCTGACCAACAAGAAGTATCTTGTGTCACGGCATCCGTCAGGACTGCGTGCCGGTCATCCTTTTGGAATCTATGGCGGATTGCAAGTGAAGCTGTAAAGCAAAGGAAATACCATAGTCGATAAAACAAGTAGAATCATCATTATAGAAAAGTAATGTACAGACTTACAAGATTAAATAAGACACTGACAGTCCTCTTGTTGCTCTTCGGCGTTCTTACGGTATCAGCACAAACGGCTGGGACTGTTTCGGGAACGGTGAAGAACGAGCAGGGAGAAACTCTCATCGGTGCATACGTGCAGGTGTTGGAGACGAAGCTGAAGACCGTTACTGACGTAGACGGACATTTCACCATTAAGGCTTCAGCTGGTCAGACCATACAGGCAAGTTACGTCGGAATGATAACAAAAAGCGTAAAGGTCACAGGTAATCGTCCTGTGGACATCATCTTGAAAAGCGACAGCCGCCAGATTGATGAGGTTGTGGTGACAGGTTATCAGAATATCCGCAACCGTGTCTATACCGGTGCGGCAACATCAGTCAAGATGGACGACATTAAGCTCGAGGGAATCGCTGATGTTTCACGCATGCTCGAAGGACGTGTACCGGGCTTGTCAATACAGAACATCTCGGGAACCTTCGGTTCTGCTCCCCGTATAAACATCCGTGGTGGCGCCTCCATCATCGGTAACGTGCAGCCATTGTGGGTTATTGACGGTGCAGTGTATGAAGACCTTGTACACCTAAGTCTCGACCAGTTGGCTTCTGGAGATGCTGTTACGCTCATCAGTTCAGCCGTATCGGGTCTTAATCCAGCAGATATTCAGGACATACAGGTGTTGAAGGATGCTTCTGCAACCTCTGTCTATGGTGCCCGTGCACTGAATGGTGTGATTGTCATTACTACCAAAGCAGGAAGAAGGGACACTCCGCTGCGTGTGACTTATTCCACGGAGAACACCATACGCATGCGCCCTCGCTACAGTAGCTTTGACCTGCTCAACTCACAGGAGACAATGTCGCTCTATCAGGAAATGAATGACAAGGGTTATTTCGGCATCAGCAATTCGCTTTACGGACGGCGCAGCGGTATCTATTACCAGTTGTACAAGGGTGTGAGCACCATCAATCCTGCAACAGGTGACTACTATCTGCCCAATACGCCAGAGGCAAGACTGAATTTCCTCCGCCAGCGTGAATATGCCAATACAAATTGGTTCAATCATCTCTTCACATTGAACCCTATCACCAATCACGCCATTACGCTCTCTGGTGGTGGCAAGAACACAGCGACCTATGCGTCAATCGGGTTCTATCACGATGCAGGATGGACCATTGCCGACAAGGTGAGCCGCCTTACTGCCAACGTGAAAAACACTTTCTATATCAATGACAAGCTGACTGCTACGCTCACTGCACAGGGTAATATCCGTTCGCAGAAGGCACCGGGTACAATGCCACAGCGCAAGAACAGCACAATCGGCGTCTTTGAACGTGACTTTGACATCAATCCTTTCTCCTATGCTCTCGGCACAAGCCGCACCCTCAGTCCTTATAATGAGGATGGAAGTCTGTCCTATTACCGCAACAACTGGGCACCTTTCAACATCTTCAACGAGTATGCCAATAACAAGATGAATATTGACGTGCTTGACTTCAAGATACAGGGTGAAGCAACTTACAGGCTCAACAACAGTCTTGCCATCAAGACCTTGCTCTCAACACGACAGGCATACACCAGTACAAGTCACGAAATACACGAGGGCTCAA
This region includes:
- a CDS encoding TonB-dependent receptor family protein encodes the protein MHYTMKMLPLLLALTTASGYAQTPQDTLSQPKSVLTDSVHKLTEVVVRSNQMLGSKFEARNRTGSAYYISPAEILKFGYTDINRMLKSVPGVNVYEEDGYGLRPNISLRGTKAERSERISLMEDGVLAAPAPYAAPAAYYFPNAARMYAIEVLKGSSQVQYGPFTTGGAINMVSTPIPSKFTARLNTSYGSYNTLKSYVSIGNGFKHTGFLVEYLRYQSDGFRKDEPNERTGFKRNDLIAKFLVRTNKDEGVNHLLELKFGFANETSDETYLGLSEGDFAQRPYFRYAGAQKDNLKTRHTQWVATYLIESGNKLKITTNLYYNYFFRNWYKLNEVRAGITKAERRSISDVLADPETNRDYFDIVTGKKNYIGEALMLRANNRVYHSRGVQSKAEYRTMLWGGYLTAEVGLRYHADSEDRFQHDDAYAMQDGRMSLFLAGQPGSQSNRITTAHAFSGYWMGKWSKGIVTFNVGMRYEDVELLNRNYTTADPRRTGMVRIETPNHARAVLPGMGFNVKLLPVLSLFGGIHKGFAPPSATLNQKAESSVNVESGLRLTTQKLRCEAIAFANNYSNMLGSDLAAQGGQGTLEQFNVGKAMVNGLEFLCSYHPIPRHLGFQLPVQLSYTYTNTKMKNDFVSSAWGSVVYGDEIPYIYKHAFNAQIGLEHKWLEANFGARYNSDMRTAPGHGRIAEREKIPAHLILDASVKGHISKKITLTINAINLTNKKYLVSRHPSGLRAGHPFGIYGGLQVKL